Genomic segment of Armatimonadia bacterium:
GAGGATTGCGTCGGCAATGTCGTCCATGTCCTTCTGAGTGCCCAGGAGAATATGCTGCGGCATCCAGAACGCGCCATCGTCGCAGACAAACTCGCAGTTCGGGCAGTTCGCATTGTTGTAGTCCACTTCGCCGCTGTACACGTTCGGCGAGAAGGGCGGCTTCGACGGATCCCAGCCGGCCCGGAACATGCCCTCGCGGTACAGCGGATTGTAGCCTGAGCTAGTAGGGAGCCCCTCTGCCGCAAGAGCCTTGAGGAAGCGGTTCCGAGAGACGTCCTTCATCTGCTTGCGGTCGTACTTGAAGATGAACAGGTGCCAGGCCGAGCGTGTCGCACCCTCGGGGAAGGCCTGGTAACCGATGCCGTCGATCTCATCCAGCCGCTTGCGCAGACACATCGCGTTCTCTTCCCGCCGCTTCATGTGGTCCGGGAGCAGCTCCAGACCGCGCAGGATGAGGGCTGCCTGGAACTCGCTGAGGCGCAGGTTGGTGCCGAAGACTCGGTGGTCGTACCAGCCGCCTTCGGGTACGCGACCAATGTTGTGGTAGCTCCACGCCCGCAGCCAGAGGTCGCTGTCGTTTGTCACCATGATGCCGCCTTCGCCCGCCGCGACGTTCTTGCTCGACTGGAAGGAGAACGCCCCGGTATCCCCGATGGCACCCACGCGCTTGCCCTGGTACTCCGCACCGTGCGCCTGTGCGCAGTCCTCGATGATCCCCAGGCCGTGCTTCTCGGCCATGATCTTCAGCGTCTGCATGTCGCAGGGCATCCCACCGATGTGCACCGGGATGATCGCCTTCGTCCTGGGTGTGATCTTGGCCTCCGCATCCGCCACATCGAGGCAGAACGTGTTCGGGTCGATGTCGGCGAAGATCGGCACA
This window contains:
- a CDS encoding DegT/DnrJ/EryC1/StrS family aminotransferase gives rise to the protein MAKLALNGGPKLRTEPFAAWPPKDPGFLRALSSVLEDGRWGVGGPQGKRLCETFAVFQDAEYAVACTSGTTALMLCLEALGVGYGDEVIVPAYTFIATAGSVISMGAVPIFADIDPNTFCLDVADAEAKITPRTKAIIPVHIGGMPCDMQTLKIMAEKHGLGIIEDCAQAHGAEYQGKRVGAIGDTGAFSFQSSKNVAAGEGGIMVTNDSDLWLRAWSYHNIGRVPEGGWYDHRVFGTNLRLSEFQAALILRGLELLPDHMKRREENAMCLRKRLDEIDGIGYQAFPEGATRSAWHLFIFKYDRKQMKDVSRNRFLKALAAEGLPTSSGYNPLYREGMFRAGWDPSKPPFSPNVYSGEVDYNNANCPNCEFVCDDGAFWMPQHILLGTQKDMDDIADAILKVKENLDEIGE